AGCAGTGGCAAGACCCTGCCGTTGGTCCCCGGTGCCGACGGTGTCGGCCTGCTCGAGGATGGCACCCGAGTGTACTTCGCCTTCCCCCGTGCCCCTATCGGCGCCATGGCCGAAACCGTGGCCGTGGATGCGCGCTGCTGCGTAGCCATCCCGGACGATATCGATGACATCACCGCCGCTGCGATCGCCAACCCGGGGATGTCGTCCTGGTCGGCGCTGCAGGAGCGGGCTGGATTCAGGCCGGGCGAGCGCGTTCTGATCAATGGCGCTGCTGGCGCCTCTGGTCGTCTGGCGATCCAGGTGGCAAAGCACCTTGGCGCCTCGCGTGTCGTGGCGACCGCACGTAATCGTGCAGTGGAAGCAGAACTGCGCAAGTTGGGCGCGGACGATTTCATCTGCCTGGATCAGCCTGCCGAGCAGCTGACTGCGGTGTTGCGCGATGAGTTTCGCGGGCCGGGCGTCGACATCGTGCTGGACTACCTGTGGGGGCAGCCGGCTACCTGCATCCTCGATGCACTGGGTGGCCATGCCAGCCGCGAGGCCGCGCCCCGTGTGCGCTTCGTCAATATTGGCGCGATTGCCGGCGCGACCCTGCCGATGAACCCCAGCGTATTGCGTGGCACGGGGCTTGAGATGCTCGGCAGTGGCCTGGGCAGCGTGTCCAACGAAGGTTTGGTGAACGTGGTCGGGCAATTGCTGAAAGCGATCAAGCCGGCCGGGATGAAGGTCGATGCGCAGGCCGTGCCCTTGAGCGAGGTCGAAGCGGCCTGGCAGCTCAACTCGGCAGAACGCATCGTGTTTGTGTTGTAGCAGGCAAGGCGAGGCCTGTCGGGCGCTCGCCTGATGCAGCCGTCAGGCCAGGGAAGTGGCGGCTTGAGAGGGATCCTCGGCGGGCGCTTCCATCAGCAGGCCCAGGGTGTTGAGGAACAGGTCGGTGCTGAGAATACCCGTGGAAATGGTCGAGAACACAACGTTGCCAGCCGCGTCCTTGATGGTGACCTTTTCCGTCCAGTTGCTGTGATCCATGCTGCGCAGGGCGGCGATCGATATCTGCCTGCCCTGCACCTGCAGGTAATCCCGCGAAAGCACCAACGGCTGCGTCTGCACGTCCAGGAAGTTGCCGCTTACGCGCTTGCGCCACACCTCGGCGTTCTCGATGCAGTTGAAGGTTACCGTGCCGCCGGCTTGCAGGGTGTTCCAAACCTGCGGTTGGCGGGCATTGAGGTAAAGCTCGCGGAACTGGTGCTGGAAGTGGTGGAAGCCTTTGAGCGCTTCAATCACCCGGTTGAACGGCTCGCCTGGGTTACGGCGGTATGCCAGGTTGGTGATCAGGCCGGTGAATGCCGCCTGCCCCGAGCTGAACAGGTACAGGTCTTCGATTTCGGTGAACGGCACGTACGTGCGCTCGCCATGAAGGGTGTGGGCGATGCCGTTTTCATACAGCTCGTAGCTGCCTTTGCGCATCCGGCTGTGCCAGGCGTAGAGGCCCAGCAGGGCCAGTGCGAAGAATACCAACAGGCCGCTGGTGAAATAGGTGAGCGTAGCCGGGTCGGAAAAATTCAGCGTCGTGCCGCGTGAAGAGGTGAGCGAAACAGGCCCGGAAGCGGGGAGTGTCGAGCCCAGGTAAAGCATGAAGCCCGCCAGCGCGATCAGCCCCAGGCTGAAAATCACCATGAAGACCTTGAACGCCTTGCCGTAGCGGAAACTGCCGACCAGTTCACCCGTGGCCGGT
The Pseudomonas sp. KU43P genome window above contains:
- a CDS encoding zinc-binding alcohol dehydrogenase family protein; its protein translation is MKAAIVHAFDQPPRYGEIDPPQAAAGEVLVRVRAAALSQLVRAQASGKHYSSGKTLPLVPGADGVGLLEDGTRVYFAFPRAPIGAMAETVAVDARCCVAIPDDIDDITAAAIANPGMSSWSALQERAGFRPGERVLINGAAGASGRLAIQVAKHLGASRVVATARNRAVEAELRKLGADDFICLDQPAEQLTAVLRDEFRGPGVDIVLDYLWGQPATCILDALGGHASREAAPRVRFVNIGAIAGATLPMNPSVLRGTGLEMLGSGLGSVSNEGLVNVVGQLLKAIKPAGMKVDAQAVPLSEVEAAWQLNSAERIVFVL